Proteins from a single region of Neodiprion virginianus isolate iyNeoVirg1 chromosome 4, iyNeoVirg1.1, whole genome shotgun sequence:
- the LOC124303597 gene encoding putative fatty acyl-CoA reductase CG5065, with protein sequence MTEANMDDIPDRIAETFKGRDIFITGGTGFLGKVMLERFLRCIPEIGTIHLLIRPKKGKDPKLRLDEIFNGPLFEKVKEQRGLPALHKSVSIISGDVSMPGLGLSAEDRKLLCEKISIVYHGAATVRFDEMLKRAVLLNTRGTKLMLELAKEMKKLVLFAHISTAYCHLEEKLLGEKPYPPPADPHKVIKCVEWMEDDVVEAMTDKILGDLPNTYAFTKALSEGLVEEAMPHIPAVILRPSIIIPVWRNPLPGWTDNINGPTGLLIGAGKGVIRTMYCNQNGYADYLPVDVAVNAIFVTTWNYLSNNDRGKNVYNLTSSTEFKVSWAEIIERGRRITEKVPLNGVVWYPGGSMKSSRLMHNICVFFFHMLPAYFIDTIIFLAGHKPIMCRVQRRIQKGFEVFEYYANNQWDFDNANIREVRETLNPKEQKLYVLNGDDMDIDAYFEDCIRAARIYILKEYPETLPAARRHMKVMYWVDVITKVLFCLLIIYTLASWNDSFRAMLVGGWALIAGVLSL encoded by the exons atgaCAGAAGCAAACATGGACGATATTCCCGATAGGATCGCCGAAACCTTCAAGGGACGAGACATTTTCATCACCGGTGGTACCGGATTCCTAGGAAAAGTGATGCTCGAAAGATTCCTTCGTTGCATACCGGAAATTGGAACGATCCACTTGCTGATCAGGCCGAAGAAGGGGAAGGACCCGAAACTTCGACTGGACGAAATATTCAATGGACCG CTTTTCGAAAAAGTTAAAGAACAGAGGGGACTGCCAGCTCTTCACAAATCGGTCTCTATCATCAGCGGGGACGTCTCTATGCCTGGACTCGGCTTGTCAGCGGAAGACAGAAAACTGTTGTGCGAAAAAATTAGCATCGTCTATCACGGAGCCGCTACTGTCAG ATTCGACGAGATGTTGAAGAGGGCCGTTCTGCTGAATACACGTGGTACAAAACTAATGCTAGAACTTGCCAAAGAAATGAAGAAGTTAGTTCTCTTCGCTCATATTAGCACGGCGTATTGTCATCTCGAGGAAAAG CTTCTAGGGGAAAAACCATACCCACCGCCAGCGGATCCGCATAAGGTGATAAAGTGCGTGGAATGGATGGAGGACGATGTGGTCGAGGCGATGACGGACAAGATCCTGGGGGATCTGCCCAACACATACGCGTTCACGAAGGCACTTTCCGAGGGTTTGGTCGAAGAAGCGATGCCTCATATCCCCGCCGTTATTCTTCG TCCCAGCATAATAATTCCGGTGTGGAGAAACCCGCTCCCTGGATGGACAGACAATATAAATGGACCAACGGGTCTCCTGATCGGGGCTGGGAAGGGAGTCATCAGGACAATGTACTGCAATCAGAATGGGTACGCCGACTACCTCCCTGTAGACGTTGCGGTAAACGCGATATTCGTTACCACGTGGAATTATCTGTCCAACAACGATCGTGGGAAAAACGTATACAATCTCACAAGCAGCACCGAGTTCAAG GTGTCGTGGGCAGAAATTATCGAACGTGGTCGTCGCATAACGGAAAAAGTACCTTTGAACGGAGTGGTTTGGTACCCAGGAGGAAGTATGAAGAGCTCGCGCTTGATGCACAACATCTGTGTATTCTTCTTCCACATGCTTCCAGCTTACTTTATTGACACTATAATATTCCTCGCGGGACACAAGCCAAT CATGTGCAGAGTGCAGCGAAGAATTCAAAAAGGATTCGAGGTGTTCGAGTACTACGCCAATAATCAGTGGGACTTTGACAACGCGAACATAAGGGAAGTCAGAGAGACGCTCAATCCTAAAGAGCAGAAATTGTATGTGCTTAACGGTGACGATATGGACATTGATGCCTATTTCGAAGACTGCATTAGGGCGGCAAGGATTTATATTCTTAAAGAGTATCCGGAGACTCTACCTGCAGCTCGCAGGCACATGAAAGT TATGTACTGGGTCGACGTTATCACGAAAGTCCTGTTCTGTTTGCTGATTATCTACACGTTGGCATCGTGGAATGACAGTTTTCGAGCTATGTTAGTAGGTGGATGGGCCCTGATAGCCGGAGTTTTATCCTTATAG
- the LOC124303623 gene encoding 40S ribosomal protein S3a — translation MAVGKNKGLSKGGKKGVKKKIVDPFTRKDWYDVKAPSMFTTRQVGKTLVNRTQGTKIASEGLKFRVFEVSLADLQSDNDAERSFRKFRLIAEDVQGRNVLTNFHGMDLTTDKLRSMVKKWQTLIEANVDVKTTDGYLLRIFCIGFTNKDQMSGRKTCYAQHAQVRNIRKKMVEIITSDITSSDLKGVVSKLLPDAIAKDIEKACQGIYPLHDVYIRKVKVLKKPRFELSKLLELHGDGGGGKSGEGGEGGSKVDRPEGYEPPVQESV, via the exons ATGGCGGTAGGGAAAAACAAGGGTCTGTCGAAAGGAGGCAAGAAAGGAGTAAAGAAGAAGAT TGTTGACCCTTTCACTCGTAAGGATTGGTACGATGTCAAGGCACCATCAATGTTCACCACCCGCCAAGTGGGTAAGACTCTTGTGAACAGAACTCAGGGAACAA AAATTGCCTCCGAGGGTCTCAAATTCCGTGTGTTCGAAGTATCTTTGGCTGATCTTCAGAGCGATAATGATGCAGAAAGATCATTCCGCAAATTTAGACTCATCGCCGAAGATGTACAAGGCCGTAATGTTTTGACCAACTTCCATGGAATGGACTTGACTACCGACAAGCTACGCTCAATGGTCAAAAAATGGCAAACCCTTATTGAAGCTAATGTAGATGTTAAAACAACTGATGGATACCTCCTCAGAATATTCTGTATTGGATTTACCAACAAAGACCAGATGAGTGGAAGAAAGACCTGCTACGCCCAACATGCCCAG GTTCGCAACATCCGGAAGAAGATGGTTGAAATCATCACAAGTGACATTACATCCAGCGACCTCAAGGGGGTCGTCAGCAAGCTATTGCCCGACGCTATTGCTAAAGACATTGAAAAAGCTTGTCAAGGAATTTACCCACTTCACGACGTTTATATTCGCAAG GTTAAGGTACTGAAGAAGCCGCGTTTTGAACTAAGCAAACTTCTCGAGCTCCACGGTGATGGAGGTGGCGGCAAGAGCGGAGAAGGTGGTGAAGGTGGCTCAAAGGTCGACAGGCCCGAAGGCTACGAACCACCTGTTCAGGAGTCCGTTTAA